The following proteins come from a genomic window of Crassostrea angulata isolate pt1a10 chromosome 1, ASM2561291v2, whole genome shotgun sequence:
- the LOC128181344 gene encoding uncharacterized protein LOC128181344 codes for MVNLLAISTLFFVSTVCQRNAMKARSETTHGFGRYRVNSLVRIRARDVRSPPMNTTEEIPVWSSVKGKYTPWIAYRGCYQISTLPTNQSTRSLMVNNNSVGACYWQCKMKALKSSLCENTTGIQFGLQKSHCFCYCKGPARRNLDQSDKCNITCSPSSFEDGECGGQGHFSAYEECKYTFMIDKPCGLVDINSNMFVH; via the exons ATGGTGAACCTTCTAGCAATATCTACGTTGTTTTTTGTTAGCACGG TATGCCAAAGGAACGCGATGAAGGCTAGGTCGGAAACAACTCATGGATTTGGCAGATATCGTGTCAATTCCCTGGTACGAATACGTGCACGTGATGTAAGGAGCCCTCCAATGAACACGACAGAGGAGATTCCTGTCTGGTCATCAGTGAAAGGAAAATATACTCCCTGGATTGCTTATAGag GCTGTTACCAGATTTCCACATTACCCACAAATCAGTCAACACGTAGTTTGATGGTTAACAATAATTCAGTGGGGGCCTGTTATTGGCAGTGTAAAATGAAAGCCCTGAAAAGTAGTCTATGTGAAAACACAACAGGTATTCAATTTGGACTGCAG AAGTCCCACTGTTTCTGCTATTGCAAAGGTCCAGCTCGTCGTAACCTCGACCAGAGTGACAAATGTAACATTACCTGCTCACCTTCTTCTTTTGAGGACGGTGAATGTGGCGGTCAGGGTCACTTCAGTGCTTACGAAGAATGCAAGTACACGTTTATGATTGATAAACCCTGTGGATTAGTAGATATTAATTCTAATATGTTTGTACATTAA
- the LOC128181258 gene encoding uncharacterized protein LOC128181258 → MPYMDTTVIGRSRSQNATDDNVSLNRMYNKQLVLNKSLICTNICIVDLPTETVVEGDCLICSKNISQITVRGVECNGNALGLCVSGDSVNSSSLFNGTFNAYWNTCKQNNKFITGNTHIVCQSESTWTGIRKYNIDTDNYGNGTTAVKAESPSLTLTKDTLVIILSVSGTTIAVCVFLLLCYRVLRERCRKPGTSHVHLDNIGQITHLNTQGQSRSKADSKAQNRYQTIVPNCGNDHCYDPIHKSEQESGPKFVIVQ, encoded by the exons atgccttatatggacacaactgtgatcggccgaagccgttCACAAAATGCAACCGATGATAATGTATCTCTGAATCGGATGTATAACAAGCAACTTGTTCTTAATAAAAGTTtgatttgtacaaatatttgtattGTAGACTTACCCACGGAAACAGTGGTGGAAGGGGACTGCTTGATTTGttccaaaaatatttcacaaataacTGTTCGTGGAGTCGAATGCAACGGAAATGCTTTAGGATTATGTG TGTCAGGTGATTCTGTTAATTCTAGTTCACTCTTCAATGGAACTTTTAACGCCTATTGGAATACCTGCAAACAGAATAACAAATTTATTACAGGAAACACTCACATTGTGTGTCAAAGTGAGTCTACATGGACTGGGATAAGGAAATACAATATAG ACACGGACAACTACGGGAACGGTACCACAGCTGTCAAGGCAGAGTCCCCCAGCCTCACACTGACTAAAG ATACTCTTGTGATTATACTAAGTGTCTCCGGGACCACTATAGCAGTATGCGTTTTTCTTCTGCTATGCTATAGAGTGTTGCGTGAGAG GTGTCGAAAGCCTGGAACATCACATGTACATCTCGACAATATTGGACAAATTACTCATTTAAATACCCAAGGACAATCAAGATCCAAGGCTGATTCTAAGGCGCAAAATAGGTACCAAACTATAGTACCTAATTGTGGAAACGACCATTGCTACGACCCTATTCACAAATCGGAACAAGAAAGCGGCCCAAAGTTTGTAATAGTTCAATGA